In Pseudobacter ginsenosidimutans, the following are encoded in one genomic region:
- a CDS encoding T9SS type A sorting domain-containing protein: MFRNTIVFLSCLISFQAIAQSTIRIQAGTSLRLSSGVVVTFKDLDLVNNGDLNAATGNGRIIFSGNTNNRISGSSVTGFDELEIAKTNNRSLQLEQELQVRSGIWFTAGVIDLNAHNITLFGNAALQNESETSRITGINGGHVQLSIQLAGPQAVNPGNLGATITSLQNLGLTTIRRGHQSQTNGSGNGNSVFRYYDIIPSGNTALDATLRFQYWNSELNGLDENSLVFWKSDDNIKWTNEGYSSRDITTNYAEKTAIPSFYRWTLSSVGNPLPVTGLQFTGRWQNNAAQLNWTTLTEYNNRYFDIERKYSNENDFSVIGVKNSLHADGNSQSPSWYQFIDPAAANKGNISYRLKQVDKDGQFVYSKIILIKPPPLNIFIQQVYPTQKTGHQLYIQTGDLTPGEMYISIFDMQGRLCMKRKARYSPQWIKLPSLAAGIYQLVIESGEWKYFGKFIRE, translated from the coding sequence ATGTTCCGTAATACAATAGTCTTTCTATCATGTTTGATTTCTTTTCAGGCCATTGCACAAAGTACTATAAGGATTCAGGCCGGCACATCACTCAGACTTTCTTCCGGTGTAGTGGTTACTTTCAAAGATCTCGATCTCGTCAATAACGGAGACCTGAACGCAGCAACCGGCAATGGCAGGATCATTTTCAGTGGAAATACAAATAATAGGATCAGCGGCAGCAGCGTCACCGGCTTTGATGAACTGGAAATTGCCAAAACCAATAACAGATCTTTGCAGCTTGAGCAGGAACTGCAAGTTCGCTCCGGGATCTGGTTTACAGCAGGAGTAATTGATTTAAATGCACACAATATCACTTTGTTTGGCAATGCGGCCCTGCAAAATGAATCGGAAACCAGCCGCATCACAGGGATAAACGGTGGCCATGTACAACTCTCCATACAGTTGGCAGGCCCGCAGGCCGTCAATCCCGGTAATCTGGGCGCTACCATAACCTCATTGCAGAACCTGGGATTGACCACCATCCGTCGTGGACACCAGTCACAAACCAATGGCAGCGGTAACGGAAATTCTGTATTTCGTTATTATGATATCATTCCTTCCGGCAATACAGCTCTCGATGCCACCCTTCGATTTCAATACTGGAATTCTGAGCTGAATGGATTGGATGAGAACAGCCTGGTATTCTGGAAGAGTGACGACAATATCAAATGGACCAATGAAGGTTATAGCAGTCGTGATATAACAACGAATTATGCAGAGAAAACAGCCATTCCATCTTTTTACAGATGGACGCTTAGTTCTGTGGGTAATCCCTTACCAGTTACAGGTCTTCAATTTACAGGCCGCTGGCAAAACAACGCTGCGCAACTCAACTGGACAACACTAACCGAATACAATAACCGGTATTTTGATATCGAAAGGAAATACAGTAACGAAAATGACTTCTCCGTTATTGGTGTTAAAAACTCATTACATGCCGATGGCAATTCACAGTCGCCCTCCTGGTATCAGTTCATAGATCCTGCTGCTGCAAACAAGGGAAACATCAGCTACCGGCTAAAGCAGGTGGATAAGGATGGTCAGTTCGTTTATTCGAAAATCATTTTGATTAAGCCGCCACCATTGAACATTTTCATTCAACAGGTTTATCCCACTCAAAAAACAGGGCATCAATTGTATATTCAAACAGGTGACCTCACGCCTGGGGAAATGTATATCAGCATTTTCGATATGCAGGGCCGGCTCTGCATGAAAAGGAAAGCGCGTTACAGCCCGCAATGGATCAAGCTTCCATCGCTAGCTGCTGGTATTTATCAACTGGTAATCGAATCAGGTGAATGGAAATATTTCGGTAAATTTATCAGGGAGTAA
- a CDS encoding ArsR/SmtB family transcription factor codes for METRRDIFQAIADPTRRAIIALIALQAMTPNALAEHFHTSRQAVSKHIKILTECELVKQEQQGREIYYSLQIKKMKEIDKWLDQFRKLWETQFNQLDTVLATLKKQKK; via the coding sequence ATGGAAACAAGAAGAGACATTTTCCAGGCAATTGCCGACCCTACAAGGCGGGCCATCATCGCCCTGATCGCATTACAGGCCATGACCCCCAATGCTCTGGCCGAACATTTCCATACAAGCAGGCAGGCTGTTTCAAAACATATTAAAATTTTGACAGAATGCGAGCTCGTAAAGCAGGAACAACAGGGCAGGGAGATCTACTACTCGCTCCAGATCAAAAAAATGAAAGAGATCGATAAATGGCTAGACCAATTCAGAAAGCTGTGGGAAACCCAGTTCAATCAACTTGACACCGTATTGGCAACACTCAAAAAACAAAAAAAATGA
- a CDS encoding histidine phosphatase family protein, which produces MEKELYIIRHGETDYNKLGIVQGRGVNTDLNALGREQGEAFYQYYKHVPFDKVYTSALKRTHQTVKNFIEDGLPWEQLPGLDELSFGIWEGKESKEDWVSAFREMNLSWQSGQCDLAFEKGESPNQVSERLQEAMDIILSRPSEKRVLVCMHGRSLLVLLCMLSQSPISCMTNFSHSNTCLYRVSVADGQFNILEANDIRHLANSVRVYP; this is translated from the coding sequence ATGGAGAAAGAGCTGTACATCATCAGACATGGGGAAACAGATTATAATAAGTTGGGCATTGTACAGGGAAGAGGCGTAAATACCGATCTCAATGCGTTGGGCCGGGAACAGGGAGAAGCATTTTACCAGTATTATAAGCATGTACCCTTTGATAAGGTTTACACATCTGCTCTGAAGCGTACCCACCAGACTGTAAAAAATTTCATAGAGGATGGTCTTCCCTGGGAGCAATTACCCGGGCTTGATGAGCTGTCTTTTGGTATTTGGGAAGGTAAGGAAAGTAAAGAAGACTGGGTAAGCGCATTCCGTGAAATGAATCTTTCCTGGCAAAGCGGACAATGTGATCTGGCCTTTGAAAAGGGGGAAAGTCCAAACCAGGTTTCCGAACGCTTGCAGGAAGCGATGGACATCATACTTTCCAGGCCATCAGAAAAGCGGGTGCTCGTTTGTATGCACGGTCGTTCACTGCTGGTATTGCTGTGCATGCTCAGTCAATCACCTATCAGTTGCATGACTAATTTCAGCCATAGCAATACCTGTCTTTACCGAGTGTCTGTTGCTGATGGGCAGTTCAATATACTGGAGGCAAATGATATTCGTCACCTGGCAAATTCTGTGAGAGTATATCCTTAA
- a CDS encoding gliding motility-associated C-terminal domain-containing protein, whose amino-acid sequence MGLPTWLPLGTSKGYGFRFRISSDMASAQNASGSAVDGEVEDYFIDFEDFCNIKVTTVNDTSVCPGKPVQLFTSGGITYSWNKTDYLDDINSPAPVANAATTTTYIVTGANPQGCIAKDTITIDMLPVPALTTSGDINICRNTTTVLTATAPGAIKFSWQPATGLNDETISNPLANPATETEYTVTAEDMNGCTSSSKLKVMFWPLPSFSVSPLQKEICEKEIVEFKAEGADEYTWSSQDNTPLGTSPELSLQATVSQVYKVEMRSLRCGENSIIHIPVFVNPLPKTIVTKSNDLNCRVGLATLHASGGDYYRWDALPGIVDLRSPAPTVNPLVNTKYYVSAFSYKGCQTKDSVMVEVNFTNSASNYPVPSAFTPNNDGKNDCFGLKQWGNIKALDFSVFNRWGQLLFRTNDPLKCWDGRYNGQLQPAAGYTYQIKATTACGTVFRKGIVMLIR is encoded by the coding sequence GTGGGACTTCCAACCTGGCTGCCCCTGGGTACTTCCAAGGGTTATGGCTTTCGTTTCAGGATCAGCTCCGATATGGCCTCTGCGCAAAACGCAAGCGGTTCGGCGGTTGATGGAGAAGTGGAAGATTACTTTATCGATTTCGAAGACTTCTGCAATATAAAAGTCACCACGGTGAATGATACAAGCGTTTGCCCGGGAAAACCTGTACAACTTTTTACCAGCGGTGGAATCACTTACTCCTGGAATAAAACTGATTACCTGGATGATATCAATTCCCCAGCTCCTGTAGCCAATGCTGCAACTACCACCACCTATATTGTTACCGGCGCCAATCCCCAGGGGTGTATCGCAAAAGATACGATCACCATCGATATGTTGCCCGTTCCTGCACTTACTACTAGTGGTGATATCAATATTTGCAGGAATACTACCACAGTTTTGACCGCAACCGCTCCCGGCGCCATTAAATTCAGCTGGCAACCAGCTACTGGTTTGAATGACGAAACCATCAGCAATCCCTTAGCGAACCCTGCAACAGAAACAGAATACACAGTTACCGCAGAAGATATGAATGGATGTACCTCCAGCAGTAAACTGAAAGTGATGTTCTGGCCATTGCCTTCATTCAGCGTTTCGCCTTTACAAAAGGAAATTTGTGAAAAAGAAATAGTAGAATTTAAAGCTGAAGGCGCCGATGAGTATACGTGGTCATCGCAAGACAATACTCCATTGGGAACTTCGCCTGAGTTGAGCCTGCAGGCAACTGTTTCACAAGTATACAAAGTAGAGATGCGGTCATTGCGATGCGGAGAAAACAGTATCATCCATATTCCAGTGTTTGTAAATCCACTGCCCAAAACAATTGTAACTAAGAGCAATGATTTGAACTGCAGGGTCGGGCTAGCTACCTTGCACGCGTCTGGTGGTGATTATTATCGATGGGATGCCCTGCCCGGAATAGTCGATTTGAGATCTCCTGCTCCCACTGTAAATCCATTGGTGAATACAAAATACTATGTATCGGCGTTTTCCTATAAAGGATGCCAAACAAAAGACTCTGTAATGGTGGAAGTAAACTTTACTAATTCCGCAAGTAATTACCCCGTGCCTTCTGCGTTTACTCCCAACAATGATGGCAAAAATGATTGCTTCGGGCTGAAACAATGGGGAAATATCAAAGCGCTTGATTTTTCTGTTTTTAATCGCTGGGGACAACTACTGTTTCGCACCAATGATCCACTCAAATGCTGGGATGGCCGCTACAATGGTCAACTCCAGCCTGCAGCTGGGTATACCTATCAAATCAAGGCCACTACCGCTTGTGGTACGGTATTCAGGAAAGGAATTGTGATGCTGATCAGGTAA
- a CDS encoding CshA/CshB family fibrillar adhesin-related protein: MRKLTFTLLLFLFPFVLFSQYATRGAGALKNEIWWLDWAGIHIADGASRTFNTGDGMTVKVTLSNVTGLLVPDVMNTWTAALLHNLYDFDDPGIMPTMHSKAMAYGDRTVTLTMEATRGGNLVPFSFVASDGEGSSPDEWTILTTTGSAWQTIEYYTNNSDPSNPIMGCNNKTIRIYQTVNHPTFNGGRNPVVVTNSSDGKLTIDVKFERHVPGGMAIAFGVLAPIDRGDLPPSYGTAQHQLYYRVIDGCNYLPPFPSLELAQPLYIGDIPGDADGYQTNDDNGTGSDEDGIDNFPPYDNSGTYSLPVKVFNQTGNDAFLSAYFDFNRNGQFDAGEEVHAMVPTMQPV; this comes from the coding sequence ATGAGGAAATTAACCTTTACCTTATTGCTATTCCTATTTCCATTCGTTCTTTTCTCGCAATATGCCACCAGGGGTGCAGGGGCATTGAAAAATGAGATCTGGTGGCTGGACTGGGCGGGAATACATATTGCAGACGGGGCCAGCCGGACTTTCAACACAGGTGATGGGATGACCGTTAAAGTGACTTTGTCCAATGTTACAGGATTGCTGGTACCTGATGTAATGAATACCTGGACTGCTGCCCTCCTGCACAATTTGTATGATTTTGACGATCCCGGGATCATGCCTACCATGCACAGTAAGGCTATGGCTTATGGAGACAGAACTGTGACCCTAACGATGGAAGCAACGCGAGGCGGCAATCTTGTTCCATTTTCATTTGTAGCTTCGGATGGCGAAGGCAGCTCTCCCGATGAGTGGACAATTCTCACTACTACCGGATCTGCCTGGCAGACCATAGAATATTATACCAATAATTCAGATCCGTCCAACCCGATTATGGGGTGCAATAACAAAACGATCCGCATTTATCAAACCGTCAACCATCCCACATTTAACGGAGGTAGAAATCCTGTTGTGGTGACCAACTCTTCAGACGGGAAATTGACAATAGATGTAAAATTTGAAAGGCATGTTCCGGGTGGTATGGCAATTGCATTTGGAGTGTTGGCACCAATTGACCGTGGTGACCTGCCTCCTTCCTATGGCACAGCCCAGCACCAGTTGTATTATCGCGTGATAGATGGTTGTAATTATCTTCCTCCCTTTCCTTCCCTGGAACTGGCGCAGCCATTATATATTGGTGATATTCCCGGTGATGCCGATGGCTATCAGACGAATGATGATAACGGAACAGGTAGCGATGAAGATGGAATAGACAATTTTCCACCCTATGATAATTCCGGCACTTATAGTTTACCGGTAAAAGTGTTCAACCAAACCGGTAATGATGCTTTTTTATCTGCTTATTTTGATTTCAACAGGAATGGACAATTCGATGCAGGCGAAGAAGTACATGCCATGGTCCCAACAATGCAACCAGTGTAA
- a CDS encoding SRPBCC family protein: MTPELLFDFTVDKSKKTVLITREFDAELSLVWDAFTKAELLDQWGAPKPWTARTKHMNFEVGGRRFYAMVSPDGLERWAIQKYTSITPKTNFKMFNTFADKDENPELPGSDWDFTFSDQGEITKVIITIYNESLERMEKMIEMGFKEGYAMSMRNLEELLAALSQRK; the protein is encoded by the coding sequence ATGACACCTGAATTGCTATTTGATTTTACTGTTGACAAATCAAAGAAAACAGTACTCATCACAAGGGAATTTGATGCAGAGCTTTCGCTGGTATGGGATGCATTTACCAAAGCAGAACTTCTCGACCAATGGGGGGCGCCCAAACCCTGGACTGCAAGAACAAAACATATGAATTTTGAAGTAGGGGGGCGCAGGTTCTATGCGATGGTAAGCCCGGATGGTTTGGAGCGATGGGCCATTCAGAAATACACCTCCATTACGCCGAAGACCAATTTCAAAATGTTCAACACTTTTGCAGACAAAGACGAAAACCCTGAATTGCCAGGTTCTGACTGGGATTTCACTTTCAGCGATCAGGGGGAGATTACAAAAGTGATCATTACTATTTATAATGAATCGCTTGAGCGTATGGAGAAAATGATTGAAATGGGCTTCAAGGAAGGATATGCTATGTCGATGAGAA